In Camelina sativa cultivar DH55 chromosome 16, Cs, whole genome shotgun sequence, a single window of DNA contains:
- the LOC104752458 gene encoding uncharacterized protein LOC104752458, giving the protein MSGENWILVAMSDDSFVAEALLCLRHSEPKKSVVEASPLKLKWSVRQRRSKKGDQTRASPTTPLSWSGATSLSGGGGTVEGLEESSAAVKPSEAVRSKISQTSAITTIATTTLLKRSRKKKTLAELKEEEIMLLKESNGLKNELASMRDLVEQQRERNKALKKMKAESQSALSCKLAFEQGSSFLLPDLNMPIDNDPSPEVVC; this is encoded by the exons ATGTCCGGTGAAAACTGGATTCTAGTGGCCATGTCCGACGATTCCTTCGTGGCTGAGGCGCTGCTTTGTCTCCGCCACTCCGAACCGAAGAAGAGCGTCGTCGAGGCGTCCCCTCTCAAGCTGAAATGGAGCGTGCGTCAACGTAGATCGAAGAAAGGAGACCAAACGCGTGCCAGCCCCACCACTCCACTCTCCTGGAGCGGTGCCACGTCTCTTAGCGGCGGCGGCGGCACCGTGGAAGGTCTCGAGGAGTCTAGTGCCGCCGTAAAACCTTCTGAGGCCGTTAGATCTAAG ATTTCTCAAACGAGTGCAATAACAACAATAGCAACAACCACCCTTTTGAAgagatcaagaaagaaaaag ACTTTGGCTGagcttaaagaagaagagatcatgcTCTTGAAGGAAAGTAACGGCCTGAAAAAT GAATTGGCAAGTATGCGCGATTTGGTTGagcaacaaagagaaagaaacaaagctcTAAAGAAGATGAAG GCTGAATCACAATCTGCCTTATCCTGCAAACTTGCTTTCGAACAAGGTTCCTCCTTCTTGCTCCCTGACCTAAACATGCCTATAGATAACGACCCGAGCCCTGAAGTTGTCTGCTGA
- the LOC104752456 gene encoding ribonuclease 3-like protein 1 isoform X1: MEDRVTKQRIGKINPSRRRSFISLKDIPPLDPSSIPAPSSSLKPREMMIVQDDNVGMQSFDEKSELKKLIDVNEEEVKEDNAFSSFSNIQIDPNSTRRSLISITQDKNLLLPKPEEENTTKPISKDESKRGSAKSVLHEICASKRWRPPVYECCKVDGPCHMRFFTYKVVVEIRDSSGNTVLECFGDPKRNKKAAAEHAAEGALWFLHHARQNQSKPDQ, translated from the exons ATGGAGGATCGGGTAACGAAGCAGAGGATTGGCAAAATAAACccatcaagaagaagatctttCATCAGTCTCAAAGATATTCCTCCTCTCGATCCATCTTCTATCCCCGCCCCCTCCTCCTCTCTG AAGCCAAGAGAAATGATGATTGTGCAAGATGATAATGTGGGGATGCAGAGTTTCGATGAGAAGAGTGAGTTAAAGAAGCTTATAGATGTGAATGAGGAGGAGGTTAAAGAAGACAATgccttttcttccttctctaacATTCAGATTGATCCTAACAGCACAAGAAGAAGTCTCATAAGCATTACACAAGAcaagaaccttcttcttcctaaaCCAGAGGAAGAAAACACCACCAAACCGATATCTAAAG ATGAATCTAAGAGAGGGTCAGCGAAATCGGTATTACACGAAATATGTGCTTCCAAGCGTTGGAGACCTCCGGTTTATGAATGCTGCAAAGTTGATGGACCTTGTCATATGAGATT cttTACATACAAAGTTGTGGTTGAGATTAGAGATTCTTCAGGGAATACTGTTTTGGAGTGTTTTGGGGATCCCAAACGTAATAAGAAAGCTGCAGCTGAGCATGCAGCGGAAGGAGCGCTTTGGTTTCTTCACCATGCAAGGCAAAACCAGTCAAAGCCGGATCAGTAA
- the LOC104752457 gene encoding uncharacterized protein LOC104752457 isoform X1, protein MALHLARPKQRLHSNPSLIHLFSTSSSSSSSSPQDGNESSEHRSQSPSSSPPSDFKIPSFFSGIKSSLKQSQPQDGRRQFARFDGKAQNPSPSLSGIQIGGRIQEIRRNLNEFRSREAAPPPRDWQDVYKQNVLSKSGDSYGNRKIEGTSFARVKENLRQMRPQEGKWASLSGLQNTMKMQFNTNLRSNVIGGEGLPHSVFAEELEQGNDDAEEMKSEFYKSYDPYELGEKLRLHRPEGKKLQGWFSLQELNQRLVKLRAMEEEHAQRTSSAHPSIVKELRSEIQKAKAAEAQKSAPFQKFDIWGVLDGTPKYKLEPPKEQLVETYFHPDNMSSAEKMKIELAKVRDEFKMSESDCGSARVQVAQLTTKIKHLSSVLHKKDKHSRKGLIAMVQRRKKLLKYMRRTDWDSYCLSLSKLGLRDNPDYKC, encoded by the exons ATGGCGCTTCATCTCGCCAGACCTAAGCAAAGGCTACATTCTAATCCATCTCTCATTCACCTTTTCTcaacctcctcctcttcctcttcgtcatcTCCTCAAGACGGGAACGAATCTAGCGAACATCGCTCTCAATCACCGTCATCTTCGCCTCCGTCGGATTTCAAAATCCCTTCATTCTTCAGTGGTATCAAAAGCAGCCTGAAACAGAGTCAGCCTCAGGATGGGAGGAGACAGTTCGCCAGGTTCGATGGCAAAGCTCAAAATCCATCGCCGTCGCTCTCCGGTATCCAAATCGGCGGCCGAATTCAGGAAATCAGGAGGAATCTGAACGAGTTCCGAAGCAGAGAAGCAGCTCCGCCGCCTAGGGATTGGCAGGATGTTTACAAACAGAATGTGTTATCGAAATCTGGAGATTCGTATGGGAATCGTAAAATCGAGGGGACGTCATTTGCAAGAGTAAAGGAGAACTTAAGGCAGATGAGACCACAAGAAGGCAAATGGGCCAGTTTATCTGGGTTACAGAACACTATGAAGATGCAATTCAATACAAATCTCCGTTCAAATGTAATCGGAGGAGAAGGATTGCCACATTCAGTCTTCGCGGAGGAATTAGAACAAGGGAACGACGACGCTGAGGAGATGAAATCGGAGTTTTACAAGAGTTATGATCCTTACGAATTGGGAGAGAAGCTAAGATTGCATAGACCAGAAGGAAAGAAATTACAAGGTTGGTTCTCACTACAGGAGCTGAATCAGAGGCTTGTTAAGCTTAGGGCGATGGAAGAGGAACATGCACAGAGAACGAGTTCAGCGCATCCCTCAATCGTCAAAGAGTTGAGGTCTGAGATTCAAAAAGCCAAGGCTGCGGAAGCTCAGAAATCTGCACCCT TTCAGAAATTTGATATTTGGGGAGTCTTAGATGGCACCCCTAAGTATAAGCTCGAGCCTCCGAAAGAGCAGCTAGTTGAAACT TATTTCCACCCGGATAACATGTCTTCTGCGGAGAAGATGAAAATCGAACTTGCAAAGGTCCGGGATGAGTTCAAGATGTCAGAATCAGATTGTGGTTCTGCACGTGTTCAAG TGGCACAACTGACCACTAAGATCAAGCATCTGTCCTCTGTTCTACATAAAAAG GACAAGCATTCGCGAAAGGGACTTATAGCAATGGTGCAGAGACGGAAGAAACTGTTGAAGTACATGAGACGAACGGACTGGGATTCTTACTGCCTTTCACTGTCAAAACTCGGCCTTCGTGACAACCCAGATTACAAGTGTTAA
- the LOC104752457 gene encoding uncharacterized protein LOC104752457 isoform X2: MALHLARPKQRFHLNPILIRIFSTSTSRLPSQLPSNSFTEKPLVDQPRNPDDVFDRFAIRRYLREQPDETQSKVAITELPKEEKRRKAGRPKKKQLVELEQKPKDGRQSRAASISGSRMKKLSGLSSSSRNALKNHPDYICSVTHAMDVLNGLSRVKKWSPLYRASMDHLMADVAHRQAFLTFSVPEDMIRYLRYKTQKTERD, from the exons ATGGCGCTTCATCTCGCCAGACCTAAGCAAAG GTTCCACTTGAATCCAATTCTGATCCGTATTTTCTCAACGTCTACATCAAGACTACCCTCTCAATTACCGTCGAACTCCTTTACCGAGAAACCTCTCGTCGATCAGCCGAGGAATCCAGACGATGTGTTTGACAGGTTTGCTATTCGTCGATATCTGAGAGAGCAACCT GATGAAACACAAAGCAAAGTTGCAATAACAGAGCTTCCAAAGGAAGAAAAACGGAGGAAAGCTGGAAGACCCAAGAAGAAACAACTAGTAGAGCTAGAGCAGAAACCAAAGGACGGGAGGCAAAGCAGAGCTGCAAGTATAAGCGGATCCCGAATGAAAAAGTTAAGTGGTTTGAGTAGCTCTTCACGAAATGCACTCAAAAATCATCCAGATTACATATGCAGTGTGACACATGCAATGGATGTTTTAAATGGTCTTTCTAGAGTGAAGAAGTGGTCGCCTTTATACCGAGCTTCCATGGATCATCTTATGGCTGATGTAGCTCACCGACAAGCCTTCTTAACATTCTCTGTTCCTGAGGATATGATTCGGTATTTGAGGTATAAGACTCAGAAAACGGAAAGAGACTGA
- the LOC104754048 gene encoding probable receptor-like protein kinase At1g80640, which produces MFVCVIPRQIKNFMSHLLRHLLLPIWVLVGFSFFSIALATNSQEKSSVVYVSRTSHEISISQASPRMVAAQSPGPPIVKVVLRQDLNKKILIALIVSSTLLCVTVMFLLYLLLWRYRYMKNSFTGIKHKSDSVKSVFTKPIVHKIESVRKGTIPVYEYQLLESATNKFSDSNVLSRGGRGCLYRACLDEKSSVTVKKLDGGGETDIEKQFETEVDWLAKIKHQNIVSLLGFCVYRQTSCIVYEMMQNGSLETQLHGPSQGSGLTWQIRMKIAVDIARGLEYLHEHCHPPVVHRDLKSSSILLDSDFNAKISDFGFAMVLTTQNKNLNRASEYLLDGKVTDKNDVYSFGVILLELLLGKKSVEKPSCEPESIITWAVPKLSDRANLPNILDPAIKGTMD; this is translated from the exons atgtttgtttgtgtgatacccagacaaataaaaaactttatgTCTCACCTTCTTCGTCATCTGCTGCTACCCATTTGGGTTCTTGTtggtttctccttcttctccattgctCTTGCTACTAATTCACAAGAAAAATCTTCTGTTGTCTACGTTTCTCGTACTTCCCACGAAATCTCCATTTCTCAGGCTTCTCCACGAATGGTAGCAGCTCAATCCCCAG GACCTCCCATAGTTAAAGTGGTGCTTCGCCAGGACTTGAACAAGAAGATTCTAATTGCTCTTATAGTCTCATCAACGCTCCTCTGTGTCACAGTCATGTTCCTTTTGTATCTATTGCTTTGGAGGTACAGATATATGAAGAACAGCTTCACCGGGATCAAACACAAATCTg ATTCGGTGAAGAGTGTATTTACAAAGCCGATTGTACACAAGATTGAATCTGTGAGGAAAGGAACCATACCTGTGTATGAGTATCAGTTGCTGGAGTCTGCAACAAACAAGTTCAGCGATAGTAATGTGTTGAGCCGAGGTGGTCGAGGATGCCTTTACAGAGCTTGTCTTGATGAAAAGTCCTCTGTCACTGTGAAGAAACTTGATGGTGGTGGGGAGACAGACATTGAAAAACAGTTTGag ACTGAGGTAGATTGGTTGGCTAAGATCAAGCATCAGAACATAGTTTCCCTATTGGGATTTTGCGTATATCGCCAAACGAGTTGTATTGTGTATGAGATGATGCAGAATGGATCTTTGGAGACTCAGCTCCATG GGCCTAGTCAAGGTTCAGGTTTAACTTGGCAGATTAGGATGAAAATAGCTGTTGATATAGCAAG aGGATTGGAGTATCTTCACGAGCATTGCCATCCTCCGGTAGTTCACAGAGATTTGAAATCATCTAGCATCCTTCTAGACTCAGATTTCAATGCAAAg ATATCAGATTTTGGGTTTGCCATGGTGTTGACGACGCAGAACAAAAACCTGAACAGAGCTTCCGAGTATCTTCTTGAtg GGAAAGTTACAGACAAGAATGATGTCTACTCATTTGGAGTGATTCTCCTCGAACTTCTTCTCGGGAAGAAATCAGTGGAGAAACCGTCTTGTGAACCAGAATCCATCATAACTTGG GCTGTACCTAAGCTGAGTGATAGAGCTAATCTTCCCAATATCTTGGATCCTGCAATCAAAGGAACCATGGAC
- the LOC104754049 gene encoding F-box/LRR-repeat protein 2-like: MDIHLPEECWELICKAMEEDDHRFLESVSVVSTLLLSITNRVRSTFVITDRTLPSLDRHLLRFPNLKRIRFFDFHHDLNSTLLQVSRSGLDLESVDVSQMRCFPDFESKSGTTTMMMMKMKELKCSRVGAFQDSNLVSIGESFPFLEKLDISYPNSIPSQVSDSGVISLSSNLKGLLKINISGNSFITDKSLIALSRNCLLLREIIIRDCDFISSDSIKFLLHNSRNLESLAINGIGLRPRESLPSDAFRFARRLVDLDLSDSFLFDELLCFIADAKLPLKKLLLSNCQGFTFDGLSYLLSKYQTLLHLNLNGANFLSDNMIVKLAMFFPRLTFVNLSFCSKLTGLSFFTIIERCVSLRCMIMEGTNFGVEDYDKELDIKSRIKFLYLSRNHNLRDECLERISRHCPFIESLAVAQCPGITRDGILHVWRNCGDLRSLDISRCTGIRSLGVVDFELPKLESLRACGTWIDDQALDMISKRCRGLLHLDLQGCLNVSSKGVREVVQRCIRLREINLKYCEADDGIFTWMVFANPSLRKIVPPCGFSPTEKLQNFLLRHGCVISHDSSELLSIAYRVNGRDDDTLTRL; the protein is encoded by the coding sequence atGGATATACACTTACCAGAAGAATGTTGGGAATTGATCTGCAAAGCTATGGAAGAAGATGACCATCGATTCCTGGAATCAGTTTCAGTGGTATCGACCTTGTTACTCTCCATCACCAATCGCGTCCGCTCTACTTTCGTCATCACCGATCGAACTCTTCCTTCGCTCGATCGTCACCTCCTTCGTTTCCCTAACTTGAAGCGTATCAGGTTCTTCGACTTCCATCACGATCTCAATTCGACTCTTCTCCAGGTTTCTCGTTCCGGTTTAGATCTCGAATCGGTCGATGTGTCGCAGATGCGGTGTTTCCCAGATTTTGAGTCAAAATCGgggacgacgacgatgatgatgatgaagatgaaggaaTTGAAATGTTCCAGAGTTGGGGCTTTTCAAGATAGCAATCTGGTTTCCATCGGTGAGAGCTTCCCGTTCCTGGAGAAGCTCGACATAAGCTACCCCAATTCGATTCCAAGCCAAGTCTCTGATTCTGGGGTTATCAGTCTTTCCTCAAATCTCAAGGGTTTGTTGAAGATTAATATCTCCGGTAACAGTTTCATCACTGATAAATCTTTGATTGCTCTCTCTCGTAACTGTCTTCTCTTGAGAGAAATCATCATTCGTGACTGTGATTTCATTTCCTCTGATTCCATCAAGTTCCTTTTACACAATTCCCGCAACTTAGAGTCTCTTGCTATCAACGGAATCGGGTTGAGGCCCAGGGAGTCTCTCCCAAGCGATGCTTTCCGCTTTGCTCGTCGTTTGGTTGACCTTGATCTCTCCGATTCGTTTTTATTCGATGAGTTGCTCTGTTTCATTGCTGATGCCAAGTTGCCTCTAAAGAAGCTTCTTCTCTCCAATTGCCAGGGTTTTACTTTTGATGGCCTATCGTACTTGCTTTCTAAGTACCAAACACTGCTTCACTTGAACCTTAATGGAGCTAATTTCCTCTCTGATAATATGATTGTGAAACTAGCGATGTTCTTTCCGCGTTTAACCTTTGTGAACCTTAGTTTCTGTTCCAAGTTAACTGGTTTATCATTCTTTACCATCATCGAAAGATGTGTTTCCCTGAGGTGCATGATTATGGAAGGCACGAATTTTGGAGTGGAAGACTATGACAAGGAACTGGATATCAAGTCAAGGATCAAATTCTTGTACCTATCTAGAAACCACAATTTGCGTGACGAGTGTCTCGAGAGGATATCACGCCACTGCCCTTTTATAGAAAGTCTTGCCGTCGCGCAATGTCCTGGCATCACTAGAGATGGGATTCTTCATGTTTGGAGGAACTGTGGCGATCTAAGATCTTTGGATATCAGCAGATGCACTGGGATAAGGAGTCTTGGTGTAGTAGACTTTGAGCTTCCAAAGTTGGAGTCTTTGCGAGCATGTGGAACTTGGATCGACGACCAAGCCTTGGATATGATCAGCAAAAGATGTAGAGGGTTGTTGCATCTTGATCTTCAAGGATGCTTGAATGTGAGTTCAAAAGGGGTGAGGGAAGTTGTGCAGAGATGCATTCGTTTAAGAGAGATAAATCTTAAGTATTGTGAAGCTGATGATGGAATTTTCACTTGGATGGTTTTCGCTAATCCATCTCTTAGGAAAATCGTACCGCCATGTGGTTTTTCTCCAACTGAAAAACTTCAGAATTTCTTGCTCCGTCATGGATGTGTAATCTCCCACGATTCTTCTGAGTTGCTTTCTATAGCATACCGTGTCAATGGAAGGGATGATGACACATTGACTAGACTG
- the LOC104752456 gene encoding ribonuclease 3-like protein 1 isoform X3, producing MEDRVTKQRIGKINPSRRRSFISLKDIPPLDPSSIPAPSSSLKPREMMIVQDDNVGMQSFDEKSELKKLIDVNEEEVKEDNAFSSFSNIQIDPNSTRRSLISITQDKNLLLPKPEEENTTKPISKDESKRGSAKSVLHEICASKRWRPPVYECCKVDGPCHMRLEYCFGVFWGSQT from the exons ATGGAGGATCGGGTAACGAAGCAGAGGATTGGCAAAATAAACccatcaagaagaagatctttCATCAGTCTCAAAGATATTCCTCCTCTCGATCCATCTTCTATCCCCGCCCCCTCCTCCTCTCTG AAGCCAAGAGAAATGATGATTGTGCAAGATGATAATGTGGGGATGCAGAGTTTCGATGAGAAGAGTGAGTTAAAGAAGCTTATAGATGTGAATGAGGAGGAGGTTAAAGAAGACAATgccttttcttccttctctaacATTCAGATTGATCCTAACAGCACAAGAAGAAGTCTCATAAGCATTACACAAGAcaagaaccttcttcttcctaaaCCAGAGGAAGAAAACACCACCAAACCGATATCTAAAG ATGAATCTAAGAGAGGGTCAGCGAAATCGGTATTACACGAAATATGTGCTTCCAAGCGTTGGAGACCTCCGGTTTATGAATGCTGCAAAGTTGATGGACCTTGTCATATGAGATT GGAATACTGTTTTGGAGTGTTTTGGGGATCCCAAACGTAA
- the LOC104752456 gene encoding ribonuclease 3-like protein 1 isoform X2, which produces MEDRVTKQRIGKINPSRRRSFISLKDIPPLDPSSIPAPSSSLPREMMIVQDDNVGMQSFDEKSELKKLIDVNEEEVKEDNAFSSFSNIQIDPNSTRRSLISITQDKNLLLPKPEEENTTKPISKDESKRGSAKSVLHEICASKRWRPPVYECCKVDGPCHMRFFTYKVVVEIRDSSGNTVLECFGDPKRNKKAAAEHAAEGALWFLHHARQNQSKPDQ; this is translated from the exons ATGGAGGATCGGGTAACGAAGCAGAGGATTGGCAAAATAAACccatcaagaagaagatctttCATCAGTCTCAAAGATATTCCTCCTCTCGATCCATCTTCTATCCCCGCCCCCTCCTCCTCTCTG CCAAGAGAAATGATGATTGTGCAAGATGATAATGTGGGGATGCAGAGTTTCGATGAGAAGAGTGAGTTAAAGAAGCTTATAGATGTGAATGAGGAGGAGGTTAAAGAAGACAATgccttttcttccttctctaacATTCAGATTGATCCTAACAGCACAAGAAGAAGTCTCATAAGCATTACACAAGAcaagaaccttcttcttcctaaaCCAGAGGAAGAAAACACCACCAAACCGATATCTAAAG ATGAATCTAAGAGAGGGTCAGCGAAATCGGTATTACACGAAATATGTGCTTCCAAGCGTTGGAGACCTCCGGTTTATGAATGCTGCAAAGTTGATGGACCTTGTCATATGAGATT cttTACATACAAAGTTGTGGTTGAGATTAGAGATTCTTCAGGGAATACTGTTTTGGAGTGTTTTGGGGATCCCAAACGTAATAAGAAAGCTGCAGCTGAGCATGCAGCGGAAGGAGCGCTTTGGTTTCTTCACCATGCAAGGCAAAACCAGTCAAAGCCGGATCAGTAA
- the LOC104752460 gene encoding acetylornithine aminotransferase, chloroplastic/mitochondrial-like: MASSLGQITLPRAPSSEIGLLRRRFDRPMIRTRIGFNGRIASVLTNNKAGEQAGVSAKASVSQKVIEEEAKVLVGTYARAPVVLSSGKGCKLFDPEGKEYLDCASGIAVNALGHGDPDWLRAVTEQAAVLAHVSNVYYTIPQIELAKRLVASSFADRVFFCNSGTEANEAAIKFSRKFQRFTHPEDKEVATGFIAFANSFHGRTLGALALTSKEQYRTPFEPIMPGVTFLEYGNIQAATDLISSGKIAAVFVEPIQGEGGIYSATKEFLQSLRTACDAAGSLLVFDEVQCGLGRTGLMWAYEAFNVTPDIMTVAKPLAGGLPIGAVLVTEKVATTINYGDHGSTFAGNPLVCNAAIAVVDKVSNPSFLSSVSSKGRYFKDLLVKKLGGNSHVKEVRGEGLIIGVELDVPANSLVNACRDSGLLILTAGKGNVVRIVPPLVISEEEIERAVEIMSQNLYALD; this comes from the exons ATGGCGTCGTCTCTTGGCCAGATCACCCTACCACGCGCGCCGTCATCGGAGATTGGCCTCTTACGCCGTCGATTTGATCGACCGATGATCAGGACCCGGATCGGATTCAATGGTCGGATTGCGAGCGTATTGACTAACAACAAAGCAGGGGAGCAAGCTGGGGTGTCGGCAAAAGCAAGTGTGAGCCAGAAGGTGATCGAAGAGGAAGCCAAAGTTCTCGTGGGTACCTATGCGCGTGCTCCGGTGGTGCTCTCAAGTGGGAAAGGTTGTAAATTGTTTGATCCAGAAGGGAAAGAGTATCTTGATTGTGCATCTGGAATTGCTGTGAATGCTCTTGGCCATGGAGATCCTGATTGGCTTCGTGCTGTCACTGAGCAAGCTGCTGTTCTTGCCCATGTCAGCAATGTCTATTATACCATTCCTCAG ATAGAGCTGGCGAAACGCTTGGTGGCAAGTTCTTTCGCAGACCGTGTATTCTTTTGTAACTCTGGAACAGAAGCCAACGAAGCAGCCATCAAGTTTTCAAGAAAGTTTCAGAGGTTCACCCATCCTGAAGACAAAGAAGTTGCGACAGGCTTCATCGCCTTTGCAAACAGCTTCCATGGTAGAACCTTAGGAGCTCTTGCCTTGACAAGCAAAGAACAATACAGAACTCCTTTCGAACCCATCATGCCAGGTGTAACATTCTTGGAATACGGTAACATTCAAGCGGCCACAGACCTTATCAGCTCAGGTAAGATAGCTGCAGTGTTTGTCGAACCTATTCAGGGAGAAGGAGGGATTTACTCTGCTACAAAAGAGTTTCTGCAATCTCTGCGCACTGCTTGTGATGCTGCTGGATCTCTTCTTGTCTTCGATGAG GTTCAATGTGGTTTGGGTCGAACGGGTCTTATGTGGGCTTATGAAGCATTCAACGTAACTCCTGACATAATGACTGTGGCAAAACCTTTAGCTGGTGGTTTACCTATTGGAGCGGTGCTAGTGACTGAAAAAGTTGCAACGACCATAAATTACGGAGATCATGGAAGTACATTTGCAGGCAACCCTCTTGTGTGTAATGCAGCCATTGCAGTTGTTGATAAAGTATCGAATCCCTCTTTCTTGTCCAGTGTCTCAAGTAAAGGTCGATACTTTAAAGACCTGCTGGTGAAGAAACTTGGAGGAAACTCACACGTGAAGGAAGTGAGAGGCGAAGGGCTTATCATAGGAGTGGAACTCGATGTACCCGCTAATTCACTGGTCAATGCTTGCCGAGATTCGGGTCTTCTGATTTTGACAGCAGGGAAAGGAAATGTCGTCAGGATTGTTCCTCCGTTGGTTATATCGGAGGAGGAAATCGAACGTGCGGTTGAGATCATGTCCCAAAATTTGTATGCGCTTGATTGA